CTCGGTGAACATGATCGGAGGGGAACTGGACCGGTGAGCCTCACCACGCCCGTCGCCTTCACCCCCGAGCAGCTGGCCGAGGTGCGCCGGCTGCAGGCGCTCTACCCGGACCGGCGCGCGGCGCTCCTGCCCGTGCTCCACATGGCCCAGGACGCCTTCGGCTACATCTCCCTCGAGGTGGAGGAGTACGTGGCCGGACTCTTCGACCTGACGCCGGCGCACGTGCACGAGGTCGTGACCTTCTACACCATGTTCTTCCAGCGGCCCAAGGGGCGGCACGTGGTGGCCGTCTGCCACAACCTCTCCTGCCACCTGGCCGGGGCGCCCCGGATTCTCGCCCACCTTAAAGAACGGCTCGGCCTCGAGGTCGGGCAGACCACCGACGACGGTCGGGTGACGCTGCTGTCCGTCGAATGCCTCTGCGCCTGCGAGCACGCGCCGATGATGCAGGTCGACGACCGCTACCAGTTCGATCTGACGCCGGCCCGGGTCGATCGGATCCTCGAGGAGCTTCGGTGACCGGCGAGAGGATCCTCACCCGCAACTTCCACCGCGCCGACGCCCACACGCTGGCGGCCTACCGCGAGACCGGCGGTTACACGGCCTGGGAGAAGGCGCAGACGATGGAGCCGACGGCGATCACGGAGGAGGTGAAGAAGTCTAACCTCCGCGGTCTGGGGGGCGCCGGCTTTCCGACGGGGATGAAGTGGTCCTTCATCCCCAAGAACCACGCCGGGCCCGTCTACTTGGTCATCAACGCCGACGAGGCCGAGCCGGGGACGTTCAAGGACCGCTACCTGCTCGAGCGCGAGCCCCACGCCGTGATCGAAGGGATGCTCATCGCCGCGCGGGCCATCCGGTCGTCGGTGGGCTTCGTCTACATCCGCGGCGAATACGTGGAGCCGTGGCGCCGCTTCTCGGCGGCCGTGCGGGAGGCCTCCGAGGCCGGCTATCTGGGCGGAGGCTTCGACGTCGTCGTTCACCGCGGTGCCGGCGCCTACATCTGCGGCGAGGAGACCGGCCTGATCTCGTCGCTGGAGGGCCGGAAGGGCTGGCCCAAGCTCAAGCCGCCCTTCCCGGCCATCAAGGGCGCGTTCGGCGCGCCGACCATCGTCAACAACGTCGAGACCATCTGCCACCTGCCTCACATCATCAACCGGGGCGCCGGGTGGTTCGCCAGCCTCGGCACCAAGACCCAGGGCGGCACGCGCATGTACTCCGTCTCCGGGCGCGTGAAGCGGCCGGGGGTCTACGAGGCGTCGGTGGCCCTCACCCTGCGCCAGCTGATCTACGACTTGGCCGGCGGCGTGACCGGCAACGGCCGGCTCAAAGCCGTGGTGCCCGGCGGCTCGTCGGCGGCGATCCTGAGAGCCGACGAGATCGACGTCACCCTGGACGTGGATGGCCTGAAGAACGCCGGCACCATGGCCGGCTCGGCGGGCGTGATCGTGATGGACGAGACGGTCTCGATTCCCGAGGCGCTCATGGTGGTCGCGCGCTTCTACGCCCACGAGAGCTGCGGCCAATGCACGCCGTGCCGCGAGTGCACGGGCTGGATCTACAAGATCACGGAGCGCATCGTCGAGGGGCGCGGCCGGAAGGAGGACCTCGACACCGTCCTCGACGTCGCCCGGCGGGGCGTCGGCACCACCATCTGCGCCTTCTACGACGGCGCCGTGGGGCCGTACATCTCCTACATCGAGAAGTTCCGTGACGAGTTCGAGGCCCTGGTTACCAAATAATGATGACGACGACCGTGTTCGAGCGCGGGCTTTGCCGGCGCAATCCTGGGGGGAGGTTCCGGAAGGGGGGCGAAGCCCCCCTCCGGGGATAATGCCGAAGCTGACGATCGACGGGAAAGAGATCGAGGTGGCGCCCGGCACCAACCTCATCGAGGCGGCGCGCGCGCTCGGCATCGAGGTGCCGCACTACTGCTATCATCCCGGCCTCTCGGTGGCCGGCCAGTGCCGACTGTGCATGGTGGACATCGAGAAGGCGCCCCGGCCCACGATCGCCTGCAACACGGTGGCCAGCGACGGGATGGTGGTGTCGACGCAGACGGAGCGGGTGCTGGAGACGCGGAAGTCGATCATGGAGTTCCACCTCATCAACCACCCGCTGGACTGTCCCGTCTGCGACCAGGCCGGCGAGTGCTGGCTGCAGATCTACTACATGAAGCACGGGCTCTACGACCCGCGGATGGTGGACGAGAAGGTCCACAAGCCCAAGGCGGTGCCGCTGGGGCCTCACGTGATCCTCGACGCCGAGCGCTGCATCCTCTGCTCGCGCTGCGTGCGCTTCTGCGACGAGGTCACGGCCACCGGCGAGCTGGGCATCTTCGACCGCGGCGATCGCTCGGAGATCGGGCTCTTCCCGGGCCGGGAGCTGGAAAACAAGTACTCGGGCAACGTCGTCGACATCTGCCCGGTGGGTGCCTTGACCGATCGCGACTTCCGCTTCCAGGTGCGGGTCTGGTACCTCGACGCCGCCAAGTCCATCTGCCCCGGCTGCGCCCGCGGCTGCAACATCGAGGTCCACGTCAACCGGCGGCGCCCGCACCACGCCCAGGGCCGGCGGGTGGCGCGCCTCAAGCCGCGCTTCAACGCGGCCGTGAACAAGTGGTGGATCTGCGACGACGGGCGCTACGGCTTCGGCTTCGTGGACGACCCGAGCCGCCTCCGCTCGCCGCTCCGGCGCGAGGGCGGCCAGCCGCTGCCGGTGGCGTGGGACGAGGCGATCGCCGGGGTCGCCGGAGCGCTCACGCGCCATCCGCCCGCGGAGATCGGTGTCATCGCCTCGCCGAAGATGGCCAACGAGGACCTCTTCGCGCTCCGGCGGGTGCTGGAGCGCCGCGGCGCCGCCCAGGTCGCCTTCGTGGTGCCGCCGCGGGTGCCGGGCGACGAGGACAAGCTCCTGATCCGGGCCGAC
This genomic interval from Candidatus Methylomirabilota bacterium contains the following:
- the nuoF gene encoding NADH-quinone oxidoreductase subunit NuoF → MTGERILTRNFHRADAHTLAAYRETGGYTAWEKAQTMEPTAITEEVKKSNLRGLGGAGFPTGMKWSFIPKNHAGPVYLVINADEAEPGTFKDRYLLEREPHAVIEGMLIAARAIRSSVGFVYIRGEYVEPWRRFSAAVREASEAGYLGGGFDVVVHRGAGAYICGEETGLISSLEGRKGWPKLKPPFPAIKGAFGAPTIVNNVETICHLPHIINRGAGWFASLGTKTQGGTRMYSVSGRVKRPGVYEASVALTLRQLIYDLAGGVTGNGRLKAVVPGGSSAAILRADEIDVTLDVDGLKNAGTMAGSAGVIVMDETVSIPEALMVVARFYAHESCGQCTPCRECTGWIYKITERIVEGRGRKEDLDTVLDVARRGVGTTICAFYDGAVGPYISYIEKFRDEFEALVTK
- a CDS encoding molybdopterin-dependent oxidoreductase codes for the protein MPKLTIDGKEIEVAPGTNLIEAARALGIEVPHYCYHPGLSVAGQCRLCMVDIEKAPRPTIACNTVASDGMVVSTQTERVLETRKSIMEFHLINHPLDCPVCDQAGECWLQIYYMKHGLYDPRMVDEKVHKPKAVPLGPHVILDAERCILCSRCVRFCDEVTATGELGIFDRGDRSEIGLFPGRELENKYSGNVVDICPVGALTDRDFRFQVRVWYLDAAKSICPGCARGCNIEVHVNRRRPHHAQGRRVARLKPRFNAAVNKWWICDDGRYGFGFVDDPSRLRSPLRREGGQPLPVAWDEAIAGVAGALTRHPPAEIGVIASPKMANEDLFALRRVLERRGAAQVAFVVPPRVPGDEDKLLIRADKNPNTRGAELIGLGGDTAAILAAARARRLSCLWIFDHDLLDAGWPEAETRAALGAVETLIWSGPNANATSALARWVLPAAAWVEREGTFTNFEGRVQRFRTAVDPLGEALPDWEILGRVLTALGEPTPAARAEHWFRELARSVPAFAGMTYQSIGDTGQMVGTTREAARA
- the nuoE gene encoding NADH-quinone oxidoreductase subunit NuoE; this encodes MSLTTPVAFTPEQLAEVRRLQALYPDRRAALLPVLHMAQDAFGYISLEVEEYVAGLFDLTPAHVHEVVTFYTMFFQRPKGRHVVAVCHNLSCHLAGAPRILAHLKERLGLEVGQTTDDGRVTLLSVECLCACEHAPMMQVDDRYQFDLTPARVDRILEELR